The following proteins come from a genomic window of Mariniflexile sp. TRM1-10:
- a CDS encoding type IV toxin-antitoxin system AbiEi family antitoxin domain-containing protein, with product MKHKNTSTQSNEILSYFNSRNKVCFEYKDALKVLPNSKENTVRRLLSDMTSRGLLMRIKDGVYYIIPYEENPETFMPDWHLIVKYLVKEAKHYIGYYSALQIHNLITQPSLKEQIVVAKQIRPSEIKIKDITFQFIYHNESHFFGEKKTWIDNFNKVNCSDIEKTIIDCLFKPDYAGGIVEVARAIYSTKEKLDFKKLLEYTIKFDSQAVVKRLGYILEIFEIETEIINDLQKIKTASYVVLDTELPKTGKRNSRWSIQQNLDIETIKSAMFT from the coding sequence ATGAAACATAAAAATACTTCAACACAATCTAATGAAATCCTTTCCTACTTTAATAGCAGGAATAAGGTTTGTTTTGAATATAAAGATGCTTTAAAAGTCTTGCCTAACTCTAAGGAAAATACGGTTAGGCGATTACTTAGCGACATGACTTCAAGAGGATTACTTATGCGAATAAAAGACGGTGTTTATTACATTATACCTTATGAAGAAAATCCGGAAACCTTTATGCCCGATTGGCACCTGATAGTAAAATATTTAGTAAAAGAGGCTAAACATTATATTGGATATTACTCGGCCTTGCAAATCCACAATCTAATAACGCAACCATCATTAAAAGAACAAATTGTGGTCGCCAAACAAATTAGGCCTTCAGAGATAAAGATTAAAGACATCACATTTCAATTTATCTATCATAACGAGAGTCATTTTTTTGGAGAAAAGAAAACATGGATTGACAATTTCAACAAAGTAAATTGTTCTGACATTGAAAAGACAATAATAGACTGCCTTTTCAAACCGGATTATGCAGGAGGAATTGTAGAGGTCGCAAGAGCAATATACAGCACTAAGGAAAAATTAGATTTCAAGAAGCTTTTAGAATATACCATAAAATTCGATTCTCAGGCGGTTGTAAAAAGACTGGGATATATTTTAGAAATCTTTGAAATTGAAACGGAAATAATCAATGATTTACAAAAAATAAAAACCGCATCTTATGTAGTCTTAGATACTGAATTACCTAAGACAGGAAAAAGAAATAGTCGTTGGAGTATTCAACAAAATTTAGATATAGAAACCATTAAATCAGCCATGTTCACATGA
- a CDS encoding AAA family ATPase produces the protein MAQSLTEIAQSLIDANKKVQLIYAFNGIGKTRLSREYRLLVAPKNVDEEDDVETGIKVLYYNAFTEDLFFWDNDLDADVERKITIRPNGFTNLALNFLRDQGLDVNIISNFQHYTSPFITPRFSQDFSEVTFSIESGSDNSIENIKISKGEESNFIWCVFYSLLEQIVEIKNTLPENRPNNPFNNLEYVFIDDPISSLDDNHLIELAVNLAELIKKSTGLKFVVSTHNALFYNVLFNEVGNKACYMLKKLDDGTYNLKPLNGDSNKSFSYHLYLKNTIEEAITSNSVEKYHFMLLRNLYEKTANFLGYPEWKRLLPEDRQLYYNRIIQFTSHSTLSNEAVPDPTEPEKQTVRLLLEHLVNSKYWQEEIATAEPALANVSSTQEVNDTI, from the coding sequence ATGGCACAGTCATTAACAGAAATAGCACAATCGCTTATAGATGCCAATAAAAAAGTGCAACTAATCTATGCTTTCAACGGCATAGGAAAAACTAGGTTATCTCGTGAATACAGGCTTTTAGTTGCACCTAAAAATGTTGACGAAGAGGATGATGTAGAAACAGGCATCAAAGTGCTTTATTATAATGCTTTCACAGAAGATTTATTCTTTTGGGACAATGATTTAGATGCTGATGTTGAAAGAAAAATTACAATCCGACCAAATGGTTTTACAAATTTAGCCCTTAATTTCTTAAGAGATCAAGGTTTAGATGTAAACATAATTTCAAATTTTCAGCACTATACAAGTCCTTTTATAACACCTAGATTTAGTCAAGATTTTTCTGAAGTAACATTTTCGATAGAAAGCGGTAGTGACAACAGTATTGAAAATATAAAAATCTCGAAAGGTGAAGAAAGTAATTTTATTTGGTGCGTATTTTACAGTCTGTTAGAACAAATTGTTGAAATTAAAAATACGCTTCCAGAAAATCGTCCTAACAATCCGTTCAATAATTTAGAATACGTTTTTATTGACGACCCTATAAGTTCTTTAGATGATAATCATTTGATAGAATTAGCTGTTAATTTGGCTGAACTTATCAAGAAATCAACAGGTTTGAAATTTGTTGTTTCAACACATAATGCACTATTTTATAATGTACTTTTCAACGAAGTCGGCAACAAAGCTTGTTATATGTTAAAAAAATTAGATGATGGTACATATAATCTTAAGCCATTAAACGGTGATTCAAATAAAAGCTTCTCTTATCACCTATACTTGAAGAACACAATTGAAGAAGCTATCACTTCAAATTCTGTCGAAAAGTATCATTTTATGTTATTAAGAAACTTATATGAGAAAACTGCAAATTTTTTAGGTTATCCTGAATGGAAAAGATTATTACCAGAAGATAGACAACTATATTACAATAGAATAATTCAATTTACAAGTCATTCAACTTTATCAAATGAAGCAGTACCTGACCCTACAGAACCAGAAAAGCAAACTGTAAGGTTGTTATTAGAACATTTGGTTAATAGTAAATATTGGCAAGAAGAAATAGCAACTGCAGAACCAGCATTAGCTAATGTATCATCAACACAAGAAGTAAATGACACAATTTAA
- a CDS encoding helix-turn-helix domain-containing protein: MTLAILTKEDLQQFKTELLTEIKKIIKSEDNAISKKWLKSKEVVKLLNISSGTLQNLRINGTLTYTKVGGTLYYDNADIEKLLNTNKTNAIPTLFK; encoded by the coding sequence ATGACACTAGCAATCCTAACAAAAGAAGATCTCCAACAATTCAAAACTGAACTCTTAACAGAAATCAAGAAAATTATAAAATCTGAAGATAATGCCATTTCAAAAAAATGGCTTAAATCAAAAGAAGTCGTCAAACTATTAAACATCTCCTCTGGAACCCTACAAAACTTACGCATCAACGGAACCCTAACCTACACTAAAGTCGGTGGCACGCTCTACTACGACAACGCAGATATAGAAAAACTACTAAACACCAACAAAACAAACGCAATACCAACGCTTTTCAAGTAA
- a CDS encoding nucleotidyl transferase AbiEii/AbiGii toxin family protein, producing the protein MIKPGEIQKKANQVGVRDQQIEKDYILSWILWGVANHKQLSKIVVFKGGTVLKKVYFEDYRFSEDLDFTLLDNEITNEQIFDWFKESFEGIKEESNIPLEIIDDNEHEDGGINFYIGYVGPLGGFGNNKKVKVDISRSEKLEFKSVVKSAIVDYSDLEDYKLLCYPLEELLVEKLRCTMQRTQPRDYYDIWYLVELEKMEVEYFTNEFRNKCISKEQNPDDFHKKLEQKLPQYKARWQKSMSDQIKNLPDFEQVEREVSRKIKNFMV; encoded by the coding sequence ATGATTAAACCGGGCGAAATACAAAAGAAAGCAAACCAAGTGGGGGTTCGCGACCAACAAATTGAGAAAGATTACATTTTATCTTGGATACTTTGGGGTGTGGCAAATCACAAACAACTTTCAAAAATAGTAGTTTTCAAAGGAGGAACTGTATTAAAGAAAGTATATTTTGAAGACTATCGTTTCTCAGAAGATTTAGATTTCACGCTTTTAGATAATGAAATAACAAACGAACAAATTTTTGATTGGTTCAAAGAGTCTTTCGAAGGAATAAAAGAAGAATCCAATATTCCATTAGAAATAATTGATGATAACGAGCATGAAGATGGAGGTATTAATTTTTACATAGGTTATGTAGGTCCATTGGGTGGTTTCGGAAACAACAAAAAAGTAAAAGTAGATATATCAAGAAGCGAAAAATTAGAGTTTAAATCAGTCGTAAAAAGTGCTATTGTGGATTATTCAGATTTAGAAGATTACAAGCTATTATGCTACCCTTTGGAAGAGCTTTTGGTCGAAAAATTACGTTGCACCATGCAACGCACACAACCAAGAGACTATTATGACATTTGGTATTTAGTAGAATTAGAAAAAATGGAGGTTGAATATTTCACAAATGAATTCCGAAATAAATGCATCAGCAAAGAACAAAATCCCGATGATTTTCATAAAAAACTTGAACAAAAATTACCCCAATACAAAGCACGATGGCAAAAATCGATGAGTGACCAAATAAAAAACTTACCTGATTTTGAACAAGTGGAAAGAGAAGTGAGTAGAAAGATTAAAAATTTTATGGTATAA
- a CDS encoding type I restriction-modification system subunit M gives MTSIIQRAELQAKIWKIANEVRGSVDGWDFKHFVLGALFYRFISENFTKYIEGGDDRIDYANISDEVITPEIIDDAVKTKGYFIYPSQLFINIAKTANTNPNLNTDLKAIFNAIESSANGYPSEEDIKGLFADFDTTSSRLGNTVENKNSRLAAVLKGVEELNFGNFEDSEIELFGDAYEFLIGNYAANAGKSGGEFFTPVHVSKLIAQLAMHKQEKVNKIYDPAAGSGSLLLQAKKHFDNHIIEEGFFGQEINHTTYNLARMNMFLHNINYDKFNIALGDTLHHPHFIDDKPFDAIVSNPPYSVKWIGDDDPTLINDDRFAPAGVLAPKSKADFAFVLHALSYLSSKGRAAIVCFPGIFYRGGAEQKIRKYLVDNNFVETVIALAPNLFYGTSIAVTILVLSKHKTDTKTQFIDVTGEDYFKKVTNNNMMTDAHIEKIMEMFDSKKEVTHVATYVDNNKIAENDYNLSVSSYVVAKDNRVKINIEELNNEVSKTVKKIDKLRTDINAIIKEIEA, from the coding sequence ATGACAAGCATAATACAAAGAGCAGAATTACAAGCAAAAATATGGAAAATAGCCAACGAGGTGCGTGGTTCTGTCGATGGATGGGATTTCAAACACTTTGTTTTAGGGGCACTTTTCTATCGATTTATAAGTGAAAATTTTACAAAATATATAGAAGGTGGTGATGATAGAATTGATTACGCCAACATATCAGACGAGGTAATAACACCGGAAATAATAGACGATGCTGTAAAAACGAAAGGATATTTCATCTATCCAAGTCAACTTTTTATAAATATTGCGAAAACTGCCAATACCAATCCAAACCTTAATACAGATTTAAAAGCCATCTTTAATGCTATCGAAAGTTCTGCAAATGGGTATCCATCAGAAGAAGATATAAAAGGTTTATTTGCCGATTTCGACACAACCAGCTCACGACTGGGGAACACCGTTGAAAACAAAAACAGTCGTTTAGCTGCCGTTTTGAAAGGAGTTGAGGAGCTAAATTTTGGTAATTTTGAAGACAGTGAAATAGAACTTTTTGGTGATGCCTATGAATTTCTAATTGGCAATTATGCGGCCAATGCTGGTAAATCGGGTGGTGAATTTTTCACACCTGTGCACGTGTCCAAACTAATTGCACAATTGGCAATGCACAAACAAGAAAAAGTGAATAAAATTTATGATCCTGCAGCAGGTTCGGGTTCATTATTGCTACAAGCCAAAAAACATTTCGATAACCACATCATTGAAGAAGGTTTCTTTGGACAAGAAATCAACCATACTACCTATAATTTAGCTCGTATGAACATGTTTTTACACAACATCAATTACGACAAGTTTAATATAGCTTTAGGCGATACGCTTCATCATCCTCATTTTATTGATGACAAACCTTTTGATGCCATTGTATCAAATCCTCCTTATTCGGTAAAATGGATTGGAGATGACGACCCAACGCTGATAAATGACGACCGTTTTGCTCCTGCAGGTGTATTAGCTCCAAAATCAAAAGCCGATTTTGCTTTTGTACTGCATGCATTAAGTTATCTATCAAGTAAAGGAAGAGCTGCCATTGTTTGTTTCCCTGGTATTTTTTACCGTGGTGGTGCCGAACAAAAAATTAGAAAGTATTTAGTGGATAATAACTTTGTAGAAACCGTTATTGCCTTAGCTCCTAATCTTTTTTATGGCACATCTATAGCAGTAACTATTTTGGTACTCTCAAAACATAAAACAGATACTAAAACGCAGTTTATTGATGTAACAGGTGAAGATTACTTTAAGAAAGTAACAAATAACAATATGATGACTGATGCACATATTGAAAAAATAATGGAAATGTTTGATAGCAAAAAGGAAGTGACTCATGTAGCAACCTATGTTGACAATAACAAAATCGCAGAAAACGATTATAACTTATCTGTTAGTTCCTATGTGGTAGCCAAAGACAATAGAGTGAAGATTAATATTGAGGAATTAAACAACGAAGTTTCCAAAACTGTAAAAAAAATTGACAAACTTCGTACAGATATTAATGCCATCATAAAAGAAATTGAAGCATGA
- a CDS encoding P-loop NTPase family protein, protein MNTTLSYLEIIAWLEKKGIELYGKKFKILESDHEIIYKLIAYFLKDEQTCYQFNIDLEKGILLTGPIGCGKTSLMNLMKYLTPTEHKFYVKPCRDISFEFIQDGYQIIHKYSIGKLYHSEPRTYCFDDLGTENNLKYFGNECNVMAEILLSRYDLFISKKLKTHITTNLSASEIETHYGNRVRSRLRETVNLIAFEKTAQDKR, encoded by the coding sequence ATGAATACAACATTAAGTTATTTAGAGATAATTGCTTGGTTAGAAAAAAAAGGTATTGAGTTATATGGTAAGAAGTTCAAAATTTTGGAATCAGACCATGAAATAATATATAAACTAATTGCATACTTTTTAAAAGATGAACAAACCTGTTATCAATTCAATATCGATTTAGAAAAAGGCATCCTTTTAACCGGTCCAATCGGCTGTGGCAAAACATCACTCATGAACCTCATGAAATACCTAACACCAACCGAACATAAGTTCTACGTAAAACCTTGTCGTGATATCAGCTTTGAATTTATCCAGGACGGCTACCAAATAATCCACAAATACAGTATCGGCAAACTCTACCACTCCGAACCAAGAACCTATTGCTTTGACGATTTAGGAACAGAAAATAATTTAAAATACTTCGGCAACGAATGTAATGTAATGGCAGAAATACTATTAAGCCGATATGATTTATTCATTTCAAAAAAACTAAAAACACATATCACAACCAATCTTTCAGCATCAGAAATAGAAACCCATTACGGTAACCGAGTTCGTTCCAGACTAAGAGAGACGGTAAATCTAATAGCATTTGAAAAAACAGCACAAGACAAAAGATAA
- a CDS encoding restriction endonuclease subunit S encodes MSYLEKLLDGVSVEWKPLGEYADYEQPTRYLVESNNYNNNFKTPVLTAGKTFILGYTDETDGIYKASENPVIIFDDFTTANKWVDFDFKAKSSAMKMITSKDESKASLKYIYYWMNTLPSELVDGDHKRQWISNYANKLIPIPCPANSKKSLEIQQKIVGILDTFSELTAELTAELTAELTARKMQYSYFREKLYSFDKNKVQHLPLGDENIGKFIRGGGLQKKDFTETGVGCIHYGQIYTYYGTYTDKTKSFVSEEFAKKARMAKYGDLVIATTSENDEDVCKAVAWLGDKEIAVSSDACFYRHNLNPKYVAYFFQTEQFQKQKRSFITGTKVRRVNADDLAKIKIPVPSKEEQERVATILEKFDTLTNSISEGLPKEIELRQKQYEYYRDLLLAFPQDNLES; translated from the coding sequence ATGAGTTATCTAGAAAAATTATTGGATGGTGTTTCTGTGGAATGGAAACCTTTGGGAGAATATGCAGATTATGAACAACCGACAAGGTACTTAGTGGAATCAAATAATTACAACAATAATTTCAAAACTCCTGTTCTAACTGCGGGTAAGACCTTTATTCTTGGATATACCGATGAGACAGATGGTATTTACAAAGCATCTGAAAACCCAGTAATAATCTTTGATGATTTTACAACTGCGAATAAGTGGGTTGATTTTGATTTTAAAGCTAAATCATCAGCAATGAAGATGATTACTTCAAAAGATGAATCAAAAGCTTCATTAAAATATATTTACTATTGGATGAATACTTTACCTAGTGAATTAGTTGATGGTGACCACAAAAGACAATGGATTAGTAATTATGCAAATAAACTCATCCCAATTCCATGTCCAGCTAATTCTAAAAAATCTCTCGAAATTCAACAAAAAATAGTTGGAATTCTCGATACGTTTTCAGAGCTTACAGCAGAGCTTACAGCAGAGCTTACAGCAGAGCTTACAGCACGAAAAATGCAATATAGTTATTTTCGAGAGAAATTGTACTCCTTTGATAAAAATAAAGTTCAACATTTACCTTTGGGTGATGAAAATATCGGCAAATTTATTCGTGGTGGCGGTTTACAGAAAAAAGACTTTACTGAAACAGGAGTTGGTTGTATTCACTATGGACAAATCTATACCTACTATGGAACATATACAGATAAAACTAAATCATTTGTTTCAGAAGAGTTTGCAAAAAAAGCACGTATGGCTAAATATGGAGACTTGGTCATTGCAACCACAAGTGAAAATGATGAGGATGTATGTAAAGCAGTAGCTTGGCTAGGAGATAAAGAAATAGCTGTAAGCAGTGATGCTTGTTTTTATCGTCATAACTTGAATCCAAAATATGTTGCTTACTTTTTTCAAACAGAACAATTTCAAAAACAAAAAAGGTCTTTTATCACGGGAACAAAAGTCAGACGTGTAAATGCAGATGATTTGGCTAAAATAAAAATCCCTGTTCCTTCAAAAGAAGAACAGGAACGAGTAGCTACAATTTTAGAAAAATTCGACACACTTACTAACTCAATAAGTGAAGGTTTACCAAAAGAAATAGAGTTAAGACAAAAACAATATGAATATTACAGAGATTTGTTACTAGCATTTCCTCAAGATAATTTAGAATCATAA
- a CDS encoding DUF7793 family protein — protein MIAAHDAYENEHALFWVENGILFFEYKPDIILDLHVAKRVVADRIQFQNEKSYPIVCDIRGIIDTDKSGRDYLAQSGSLLTKAVGLIVHQKVSITISNFYLQISKPTVPTQLFINKEDAINYLKEYL, from the coding sequence ATGATTGCAGCTCATGACGCTTATGAGAATGAGCACGCCTTATTTTGGGTCGAAAATGGCATTCTCTTTTTTGAATATAAACCTGACATCATTCTTGATTTGCATGTTGCCAAGCGAGTTGTTGCTGACCGTATTCAATTTCAAAATGAAAAATCTTATCCAATAGTTTGTGACATACGAGGAATCATTGATACAGATAAGTCTGGTAGAGATTATTTAGCTCAATCGGGTTCATTATTGACCAAAGCAGTAGGCTTGATAGTACATCAAAAGGTTTCCATTACTATTAGTAATTTTTATTTGCAAATTAGTAAACCTACTGTGCCCACTCAACTTTTTATAAACAAAGAAGATGCTATTAATTATTTAAAGGAATATCTATAA
- a CDS encoding RteC domain-containing protein, producing the protein MMFKKTVESFNTNCNEILESNDTMLNKASKGIILCNQTLSSLKEIVDKRDFNTVPEEIDFFKNNKPIPMSLLIFFTEVRSCELRMPKAGTTYKVQFLQKELRKINKFFYKNADFVHYMEQGYSYLDHQFFTRNHRNNFPYTPMTDYYQFPEFSTSQDMLWAKVKAMYRFIHYIRQALKRLKVDDADIFEEKKHKVIVWTGPKTALTELIYALFSNGAINHGAADINLITASFEDFFNIKLDNIYKTYSEIKARKSSKTKFLEELTLNLQQKIAREDMN; encoded by the coding sequence ATGATGTTTAAAAAGACAGTTGAATCATTTAATACAAATTGCAACGAAATTTTAGAATCAAATGATACAATGCTAAACAAAGCCAGTAAAGGAATTATATTGTGTAATCAAACATTATCCAGTTTAAAAGAAATTGTGGACAAACGTGATTTCAATACGGTTCCTGAAGAAATTGATTTCTTTAAAAACAATAAGCCCATTCCGATGAGTTTATTAATTTTCTTTACCGAAGTAAGATCTTGTGAATTGAGAATGCCAAAAGCTGGAACAACCTACAAAGTGCAATTTTTACAAAAAGAGCTTCGCAAAATTAATAAGTTCTTTTATAAGAATGCCGATTTTGTACACTACATGGAGCAGGGATATAGTTATTTAGACCATCAGTTTTTTACCCGAAACCACAGGAATAATTTTCCATACACACCAATGACCGATTATTATCAGTTTCCTGAATTTTCAACGTCACAAGACATGCTTTGGGCAAAAGTAAAGGCAATGTATCGGTTTATACATTACATACGACAGGCCTTAAAACGCTTAAAAGTTGATGATGCGGATATTTTTGAAGAAAAAAAACATAAGGTAATCGTCTGGACTGGTCCTAAAACTGCATTAACCGAATTAATTTATGCGTTATTCTCTAATGGAGCAATCAATCATGGAGCAGCCGACATCAATTTGATTACAGCATCATTTGAAGATTTTTTCAATATCAAATTGGATAACATCTACAAAACATATTCCGAAATCAAGGCTCGTAAAAGTAGTAAGACCAAATTCTTGGAAGAACTAACTCTTAATTTACAACAAAAAATAGCTAGAGAGGATATGAATTAA
- a CDS encoding transcriptional regulator, with product MNYIKHLTGFFEKVVSDKALNPTHVSLYMALFQFWNCNRFKNPISINRDEVMRISKISSKATYHKCLKNLHSLSYINYEPSYNPFKGSHVIMFNFSEDLKPQPKSERKPKNEPLTKPVIGQALNKSCTSSETGTEQAVVPSINYINNTNTLNDKNVSNLEKQSKKIEENNFSEFKNETEEKKEKKLREKKKSISDSPTPIEKNKYAGGKEFFVTSSAVEKPTIEEVKTYFQENNFPELEAQKFFNYFSSVGWLVGGKTPMVDWQAAAQNWILNSTNFNHNTDTNPINRPKHLNTVTDKNYAEPL from the coding sequence ATGAACTACATCAAACACCTAACAGGCTTCTTCGAAAAAGTAGTAAGTGACAAAGCCCTGAATCCAACCCATGTCAGCCTTTACATGGCCCTGTTCCAATTTTGGAATTGCAATCGATTCAAAAACCCAATCAGCATCAATCGTGATGAGGTAATGAGAATCAGCAAAATCAGCTCCAAGGCAACATATCATAAATGCTTGAAGAATTTACACAGTTTGAGCTACATCAATTACGAACCATCCTACAACCCATTTAAAGGCAGTCATGTCATCATGTTCAACTTTTCAGAAGATTTAAAACCACAACCAAAATCCGAAAGAAAACCAAAAAATGAACCACTTACTAAACCTGTTATTGGACAAGCTCTAAACAAGTCTTGTACTAGTAGTGAAACAGGTACTGAACAAGCAGTAGTACCTTCTATAAACTATATAAACAATACAAACACTTTAAACGATAAAAACGTTTCAAACTTGGAAAAGCAATCAAAAAAAATTGAAGAAAATAATTTTTCAGAATTTAAAAATGAAACTGAAGAAAAGAAAGAAAAAAAGTTGCGCGAAAAAAAGAAATCCATTTCGGATTCACCGACACCAATAGAGAAAAATAAGTATGCAGGAGGTAAAGAGTTCTTTGTTACTTCGAGCGCAGTCGAGAAGCCAACAATCGAAGAAGTAAAAACCTATTTCCAAGAAAACAACTTCCCGGAACTAGAAGCCCAAAAGTTTTTCAATTATTTCTCCAGTGTGGGTTGGCTAGTCGGTGGAAAAACACCAATGGTCGATTGGCAAGCAGCAGCACAAAATTGGATACTAAACAGTACAAATTTCAATCACAACACCGACACTAATCCAATAAATCGCCCAAAACACCTCAACACCGTAACCGATAAAAACTATGCCGAACCTTTATAA